The Phycisphaerales bacterium genome contains a region encoding:
- a CDS encoding ABC transporter permease, protein MWSFILRRLLYNIPVYLGIIMLVMALLRVRNPVYAYLGKNADQKQIEEFEKSFGLKDPFIVQYGRFLWNGARLDFGESWKYKGTTVREKLLGAIPPSLSITVPALVLTSLLSITVGLLSAFNRGRLLDRLLVIAAVLGMSISFLVYIIFGQFFGAALPRNVFGDDWPLAIVGYGAWYRMSSVDIFGLTIPVPDALTWVKFCLLPVLISVIVAMGYDTRFYRAVMVEECNRDYIITARAKGAPKSKIMFVHMLKNAMIPIITRIMTTLPFLITGSILLEMYFNIPGMGRTLITAITDMDYPMIQGFTAVIALLYILSIILTDVLYALVDPRVRLS, encoded by the coding sequence ATGTGGTCGTTCATCCTTCGACGCCTGCTCTACAACATCCCGGTGTATCTCGGCATCATCATGCTCGTCATGGCGTTGCTGCGCGTGCGCAATCCCGTCTATGCGTACCTTGGCAAGAACGCCGACCAGAAGCAGATCGAAGAATTCGAGAAGTCCTTCGGCCTGAAGGACCCGTTCATCGTGCAGTACGGCCGCTTCCTCTGGAACGGGGCCCGGCTCGATTTTGGCGAGAGTTGGAAGTACAAGGGCACGACGGTGCGCGAAAAGCTGCTGGGCGCCATTCCGCCGTCGCTCTCGATCACGGTGCCGGCGCTGGTCCTCACGAGCCTGCTCTCAATTACCGTCGGGTTGCTCTCGGCGTTTAACAGAGGGCGACTTCTCGACCGCCTGCTGGTCATCGCCGCCGTGCTGGGGATGAGCATCAGTTTCCTCGTGTACATCATTTTTGGGCAGTTCTTTGGAGCGGCTCTGCCCAGAAACGTATTCGGGGATGATTGGCCGCTGGCCATCGTGGGCTACGGCGCCTGGTACCGGATGTCGAGCGTTGACATCTTCGGCCTGACGATTCCCGTGCCGGACGCGCTGACCTGGGTGAAGTTCTGCCTGCTGCCCGTGCTCATCAGCGTCATCGTCGCCATGGGCTACGACACGCGCTTCTACCGCGCCGTGATGGTCGAGGAGTGCAATCGCGACTACATCATCACGGCAAGGGCCAAGGGCGCCCCGAAGAGCAAGATCATGTTCGTGCACATGCTCAAGAACGCGATGATTCCCATCATCACGCGCATCATGACCACGCTGCCGTTCCTGATCACCGGCTCGATCCTGCTCGAGATGTATTTCAACATCCCCGGCATGGGGCGCACGCTGATCACCGCCATCACCGACATGGATTACCCGATGATCCAGGGGTTCACGGCCGTGATCGCGCTGCTCTACATCCTCTCGATCATCCTCACCGACGTGCTCTACGCGCTCGTCGATCCGAGAGTGAGGCTGTCGTAA
- a CDS encoding AIPR family protein, which yields MQLRVETTLLLDKVAAIADEFDLEQDRAFLSLVYGLITNQSFDALDDEDVTDGGDDHEMDVIAIDDRDDESRATVTIIAATRSPAHRTTELQRLGIGLDFMFSQGRAVYQQMPNRRLADRISDFRALRNRYGAPNVIVQVFFASLGDTQSLADAFVLERNRLLSDYSGPGARFSLQILGARELADMLNEAETRGDRVDDRIRIDYDRNRGTIIRRTLPGLDGLICSVNASEIARLVQTHPRIFDRNLRRYLGGQNAVNEAILATCADAEQAQLLWFLNNGLTILCDDFAVTPDQDDPFVQVRNMHIVNGCQTSSAIDEAQRSGDLHSDAWVLVRLFKATSPELAERVVVTTNTQTRITGRDLRSNDRLQVQLQRVFRDRFALFYERKPNEFTHLSRNDRRKVVSNERVGQAYLSIVLKKPSDGGRRKYKLWDDETARVFNSDVVPEAYLLSYRIWEACGVWKQRVRDSYPEDEVRRRILRNGLYHIARVVAFRWRGTDDWSDQQRLADEIRTLANDPRVVTDRCSAALELIAGLVSAEEEFVADVGGALKSGLLDRNISARLRGSEPAATSQT from the coding sequence ATGCAACTACGAGTTGAGACAACGTTGCTTTTGGACAAGGTCGCCGCCATTGCGGACGAATTCGACCTCGAGCAGGATCGTGCATTTCTTTCACTGGTTTATGGCCTTATCACGAATCAGAGCTTCGACGCATTAGACGATGAAGACGTGACAGATGGCGGTGACGACCATGAAATGGATGTGATTGCGATCGACGACAGAGATGATGAGTCGCGTGCCACGGTGACAATTATCGCTGCAACGCGTTCACCCGCGCACAGAACGACCGAACTCCAAAGGCTGGGCATCGGACTTGACTTCATGTTTTCGCAAGGGCGAGCAGTATATCAGCAGATGCCGAACCGACGGCTTGCCGACAGGATCAGTGACTTTCGAGCACTGCGTAATCGCTATGGCGCGCCCAACGTCATCGTCCAGGTGTTCTTTGCGTCCCTTGGCGACACACAGAGCCTCGCGGATGCATTCGTGCTGGAGCGGAACAGGCTCCTGAGCGATTACTCCGGGCCGGGAGCGAGGTTCTCGCTACAGATCCTCGGGGCGCGAGAACTGGCTGACATGCTCAACGAAGCCGAAACTCGCGGCGATCGTGTCGATGACCGGATCAGAATCGACTATGACCGTAATCGGGGGACAATCATCCGACGCACTCTACCGGGACTCGATGGGTTGATATGTAGCGTCAACGCGAGCGAAATCGCAAGGCTTGTGCAGACCCATCCACGCATTTTTGACAGGAACCTACGCAGGTACTTGGGCGGGCAGAACGCGGTCAATGAAGCGATCCTCGCGACCTGCGCCGATGCGGAACAGGCTCAACTACTCTGGTTTCTGAACAACGGACTCACGATACTCTGCGATGACTTTGCGGTGACGCCGGATCAAGATGATCCATTCGTGCAAGTGCGGAATATGCACATCGTCAACGGCTGCCAAACTTCATCGGCCATTGACGAGGCTCAGCGAAGTGGTGACCTCCACTCGGATGCGTGGGTGCTGGTAAGGCTATTCAAGGCCACGTCACCCGAGCTAGCTGAGCGAGTAGTGGTAACGACAAACACACAGACCAGGATCACAGGGCGCGACCTTCGGTCGAATGATCGGCTTCAGGTCCAACTCCAACGCGTATTCCGAGATCGCTTCGCACTATTCTATGAGCGAAAGCCGAACGAGTTCACACATCTAAGTCGAAATGACCGCCGCAAGGTCGTCTCGAATGAACGTGTCGGGCAGGCGTACCTGTCTATCGTGCTGAAGAAACCGAGCGACGGGGGGCGGCGAAAATACAAGCTGTGGGACGACGAGACCGCTCGCGTATTCAACTCGGATGTAGTGCCGGAGGCATATCTGTTGTCCTATCGGATATGGGAAGCATGTGGAGTCTGGAAGCAGCGCGTGCGAGACTCGTATCCCGAGGACGAAGTGCGACGGCGAATTCTTAGGAACGGGTTGTACCACATTGCAAGAGTCGTTGCATTTCGATGGCGAGGTACCGATGATTGGTCAGATCAACAACGCCTCGCTGACGAGATAAGAACTCTCGCGAATGATCCGCGAGTTGTGACTGACCGCTGCTCTGCGGCGCTTGAGCTCATTGCGGGTTTGGTTAGTGCCGAAGAGGAGTTTGTCGCCGACGTTGGCGGAGCACTAAAGTCGGGATTGCTCGATCGGAACATCTCGGCGCGATTGCGAGGTTCCGAACCCGCTGCAACAAGTCAGACTTAG
- a CDS encoding exo-alpha-sialidase produces the protein MTAIRVLVGTKKGAFIITSDAARKKWSISEPLFAGWEIYHMKASPLDPDRIYASQSSGWFGQIIQRSDDGGKTWHQPGTPVGEPTTTPDGMPKGESNKFVYDTSDKTGKPLTTHMWYDGTQHPWEFKRVWHLEPSLHDVDTVYAGVEDAAMFRSTDGGETWHELAGLRGHPSGQHWQPGAGGLGLHTILLDPTNKGRIYIAISAAGAFRTDDGGQTWKPINRGLRSQYIPDPEAEFGHCVHNMALHPSRPHVLFMQKHWDVMRSDDAGDNWREVSGNLPSDFGFPIAVNSQEPETIYVVPILSDSLHYPPDGKLRVYRSRNGGNEWEALTNGLPQQDCYVNVLRDAMCVDQMNPCGVYFGTTGGQVYASPDGGDTWIEIAGNLPAVLSVEVQTIG, from the coding sequence ATGACTGCAATTCGTGTTCTTGTCGGCACCAAGAAGGGCGCGTTCATCATCACCTCCGACGCTGCGCGCAAGAAGTGGAGCATCTCCGAGCCGCTCTTCGCCGGCTGGGAAATCTACCACATGAAGGCTTCGCCCCTCGACCCCGATCGCATCTACGCCTCGCAGAGCAGCGGGTGGTTCGGCCAGATCATCCAGCGCAGCGATGACGGCGGCAAGACCTGGCATCAGCCCGGCACGCCCGTCGGCGAGCCGACCACCACGCCTGATGGCATGCCCAAAGGCGAGAGCAACAAGTTCGTTTACGACACTTCGGACAAGACCGGCAAGCCGCTCACGACCCACATGTGGTACGACGGCACGCAGCACCCGTGGGAGTTCAAGCGCGTCTGGCACCTCGAGCCATCGCTGCACGACGTTGACACGGTTTACGCGGGCGTCGAAGACGCGGCGATGTTTCGCAGCACCGACGGCGGCGAAACCTGGCATGAACTCGCCGGCCTGCGCGGCCACCCGTCCGGCCAGCACTGGCAGCCCGGCGCCGGCGGACTCGGCCTGCACACCATCCTGCTCGACCCGACCAACAAGGGCCGCATCTACATCGCCATCTCCGCCGCCGGGGCGTTCCGCACCGATGACGGCGGCCAGACGTGGAAGCCGATCAACCGCGGCCTGCGCAGTCAGTACATCCCCGATCCCGAAGCCGAATTCGGCCACTGCGTGCACAACATGGCCTTGCATCCGTCGCGCCCGCACGTCCTCTTCATGCAGAAGCACTGGGATGTCATGCGCAGCGACGATGCCGGCGACAACTGGCGCGAAGTGAGCGGCAACCTGCCCAGCGACTTCGGCTTCCCCATCGCCGTCAACTCGCAGGAGCCTGAGACGATCTACGTCGTGCCGATCCTCAGCGATTCACTGCACTACCCGCCGGATGGCAAGCTGCGCGTCTACCGCAGCCGCAATGGCGGCAACGAATGGGAAGCGCTGACCAACGGCCTGCCGCAGCAGGACTGCTACGTCAACGTCCTGCGCGACGCCATGTGCGTAGACCAGATGAACCCGTGCGGCGTCTACTTCGGCACCACCGGTGGCCAGGTCTACGCCTCACCCGACGGCGGCGACACGTGGATCGAGATCGCCGGCAACCTCCCGGCGGTGCTCAGCGTGGAAGTGCAGACGATCGGGTGA
- a CDS encoding MoaD/ThiS family protein: MIRVTIPFHLRTLSGTQGEIALDVPGEAPTLRHVLDALEARYPMLKGTIRDHVTGKRRDFVRFFACGKDLSNDGPDAPLPEGVISSREPLMIIGAIAGG; this comes from the coding sequence GTGATCCGCGTCACGATCCCTTTCCATCTTCGCACACTCTCGGGCACACAGGGGGAGATCGCACTTGATGTGCCGGGCGAGGCGCCGACGCTGCGCCACGTTCTCGATGCACTCGAGGCGCGGTATCCGATGCTCAAGGGCACCATCCGCGACCACGTCACCGGCAAACGCCGCGACTTCGTCCGCTTCTTCGCCTGCGGCAAGGACCTCTCCAACGACGGCCCGGATGCGCCGCTGCCCGAGGGTGTCATCAGCAGCCGTGAACCCCTGATGATCATCGGCGCGATCGCGGGCGGGTGA
- a CDS encoding YcxB family protein, with the protein MVIVADDGSLTVSYDVTHADLEASVARHIRSSAGRATPREATVLLLLVALLVGVFIYSASSPGPVRWVVLTGYGLIAAWMLWKSLRLTHIPVSRVVDQLLANCDQEVLFGTEYITISADGVQSEHGPCTVSYLWSGVKSIEVLEDAIFVSTNSTTTFRIPRRAFASDSEMEQFLQQARSWHRAATDAAC; encoded by the coding sequence ATGGTGATCGTGGCGGACGACGGTTCACTCACAGTTTCGTATGATGTCACGCACGCGGATCTGGAGGCGAGCGTTGCTCGGCACATTCGCAGCAGCGCTGGCCGGGCCACGCCGCGCGAGGCCACTGTTCTGCTTTTGCTCGTTGCTCTCCTTGTGGGAGTTTTCATCTACAGTGCTTCGTCGCCGGGGCCGGTGCGGTGGGTCGTGTTGACCGGCTATGGACTCATAGCCGCGTGGATGCTCTGGAAGAGTCTTCGCCTCACTCACATTCCGGTTTCCAGGGTCGTCGATCAACTGCTGGCGAACTGCGATCAGGAAGTTCTGTTCGGCACTGAGTACATCACCATTTCGGCCGACGGCGTGCAGAGCGAACATGGCCCCTGCACTGTCTCGTACCTCTGGTCCGGGGTGAAGTCGATCGAAGTTCTGGAGGATGCGATCTTCGTCTCGACCAACTCGACGACCACATTCAGAATCCCCCGCCGAGCATTCGCGAGCGACTCGGAGATGGAGCAGTTCTTGCAGCAAGCCAGGTCGTGGCATCGCGCGGCGACAGACGCTGCGTGTTGA
- a CDS encoding ABC transporter ATP-binding protein, with the protein MIQALRAQSEPLLSVRHLTTRFRTDLGLVTAVDDVSFDVHAGETLGIVGESGCGKTVTSKSIMRLLPERVSRIDPASRIMFRGRNLATASERTMREVRGDQIAMIFQEPMTSLNPVFRIGWQIEEALKYHTNLNRAQRRQRAIEMLRLVEIPNPERRIDEYPHQLSGGMRQRVMIAIALCCEPDILIADEPTTALDVTIQAQILNLMEGLKQKLNTAIVLITHNLGVVAQVCDRVLVMYAGRVIESGTVHDIFHRPQHPYTQALLESIPKRGRREHGKRLPTIPGIVPSLHHLPAGCRFAERCRFRQDRCVDHEPELLETSDGRAYRCFFPITQAPMAPTVGGTDALA; encoded by the coding sequence ATGATTCAGGCCCTTCGAGCACAATCTGAACCACTTCTCTCCGTCAGACACCTGACGACGCGGTTCCGCACCGATCTCGGACTCGTGACGGCCGTGGACGACGTGTCGTTTGACGTTCACGCCGGCGAAACGCTCGGGATCGTCGGCGAATCCGGCTGCGGCAAGACCGTCACCAGCAAATCGATCATGCGGCTGCTTCCCGAGCGCGTCTCGCGCATCGATCCCGCCAGCCGCATCATGTTTCGCGGCAGGAATCTCGCGACGGCCAGCGAACGGACCATGCGCGAAGTGCGCGGCGATCAGATCGCCATGATCTTTCAGGAGCCGATGACCAGCCTCAATCCCGTCTTCCGGATCGGCTGGCAGATCGAGGAAGCGCTCAAGTATCACACGAACCTCAACCGGGCCCAGCGCCGGCAGCGCGCCATCGAGATGCTCCGCCTCGTCGAGATTCCCAACCCCGAGCGCCGCATCGACGAGTACCCGCACCAGCTCTCGGGCGGGATGCGCCAGCGCGTGATGATCGCTATTGCGTTGTGCTGCGAGCCGGACATCCTCATTGCCGACGAGCCGACGACGGCGCTGGATGTGACGATCCAGGCGCAGATTCTCAATCTCATGGAGGGCCTCAAGCAGAAGCTCAACACCGCCATTGTGCTCATCACGCACAACCTCGGCGTCGTGGCCCAGGTGTGCGACCGCGTGCTGGTCATGTACGCCGGCCGCGTGATCGAATCGGGCACCGTGCACGACATCTTCCACCGGCCGCAGCATCCCTACACGCAGGCGCTGCTCGAATCGATTCCCAAGCGCGGCCGGCGCGAGCACGGGAAGCGCCTGCCGACCATTCCCGGCATTGTGCCCAGCCTGCATCATCTGCCCGCCGGCTGCCGTTTTGCCGAGCGCTGCCGCTTCAGGCAGGATAGGTGCGTGGACCACGAGCCGGAACTGCTCGAGACGAGCGACGGCCGGGCATATCGATGCTTTTTCCCGATCACCCAGGCGCCCATGGCGCCGACGGTAGGGGGGACTGATGCCCTTGCTTGA
- a CDS encoding SRPBCC domain-containing protein gives MTTQILDQQAVQAFEIIKEIEISAPIETTFEAVLDELGPEGQTPDGKSLHMKIEPWPGGRWYRDLGDNAGHLWGHVQVIKPPALLEITGPMPMSYPAVNHIQYRLKAEGASTRLRITHKAMGLILPEHRDGMPEGWEHGLERIRELAERKAGAARARR, from the coding sequence ATGACAACGCAGATACTCGACCAGCAGGCGGTGCAGGCCTTTGAGATTATCAAGGAGATCGAGATCTCGGCTCCGATCGAGACCACCTTCGAAGCGGTGCTCGACGAACTCGGCCCCGAGGGGCAGACACCCGACGGCAAGTCGCTGCACATGAAAATCGAGCCGTGGCCCGGCGGGCGCTGGTACCGCGATCTCGGCGACAACGCCGGGCACCTCTGGGGGCACGTCCAGGTCATCAAGCCTCCAGCGCTGCTTGAGATCACCGGCCCAATGCCCATGTCCTACCCGGCCGTCAACCACATCCAGTACCGTCTCAAGGCGGAGGGCGCGAGCACCCGCTTGAGAATCACGCACAAGGCGATGGGCCTCATCCTCCCCGAGCACCGAGACGGCATGCCCGAAGGCTGGGAACACGGCCTGGAGCGAATCCGCGAACTCGCCGAACGCAAGGCGGGCGCCGCGCGCGCCAGGCGGTAA
- a CDS encoding ATP-binding cassette domain-containing protein → MPLLEVRHLVKHFPVRGGVLNRVVGHVHAVNDVSFDVSKGETLGIVGESGCGKSTLGKMLIRLIEPTSGTINYEGQDITALSHSQMMPLRRTMQIIFQDPYSSLNPRLTVRSLLKEAIAFHRIVARNEMDDYITELIRRVGLRSDAADKFPHEFSGGQRQRIGIARALATKPEFIVADEPVSALDVSIQAQVLNLLMDLKDEFGLTLVFISHDLKVIQHFCDRVMVMYLGHAVETLPCLELDEQVRHPYSKALLGANPIDDPDQRRPLTILQGDVPSPFHMPDGCPFTGRCPNVIDRCRTEMPPIIEREPGHRVACWVADEDSAEPAAPAKSVG, encoded by the coding sequence ATGCCCTTGCTTGAAGTCCGCCATCTTGTCAAGCACTTTCCCGTGCGCGGCGGCGTGCTCAACCGCGTCGTCGGACACGTTCATGCCGTCAACGACGTGTCTTTTGACGTGAGCAAGGGCGAAACGCTCGGCATCGTCGGCGAGTCCGGCTGCGGGAAGTCGACGCTCGGCAAGATGCTCATTCGCCTCATCGAGCCGACGTCGGGCACGATCAACTACGAAGGCCAGGACATCACAGCTCTGTCGCACAGCCAGATGATGCCGCTGCGCCGCACGATGCAGATCATCTTCCAGGACCCGTACTCATCGCTCAACCCGCGCCTCACCGTCCGCAGCCTGCTCAAGGAGGCGATCGCATTCCATCGCATCGTGGCGCGAAACGAGATGGACGACTACATCACCGAACTGATCCGGCGTGTGGGATTGCGCTCCGACGCCGCGGACAAGTTCCCGCACGAGTTCTCCGGCGGACAGCGCCAGCGCATCGGCATCGCCCGCGCGCTCGCCACCAAGCCGGAGTTCATCGTCGCCGACGAGCCCGTCTCGGCCCTCGACGTCTCCATCCAGGCGCAGGTGCTCAACCTGCTCATGGATCTCAAGGATGAGTTCGGCCTCACGCTCGTGTTTATCTCGCACGATCTCAAGGTGATCCAGCACTTCTGCGACCGCGTGATGGTGATGTACCTTGGGCACGCCGTCGAGACATTGCCCTGCCTCGAACTCGACGAGCAGGTGCGGCATCCGTACAGCAAGGCGCTGCTCGGCGCCAATCCGATCGACGATCCGGACCAGCGCCGGCCCCTGACGATCCTGCAGGGCGATGTGCCCAGCCCGTTCCACATGCCCGACGGCTGCCCGTTCACCGGCCGCTGTCCGAATGTGATCGACCGCTGCCGCACCGAGATGCCGCCGATCATCGAGCGCGAGCCCGGCCACCGCGTTGCGTGCTGGGTGGCCGATGAAGATTCTGCCGAGCCCGCCGCGCCCGCAAAGTCGGTGGGGTAA
- a CDS encoding DUF1428 domain-containing protein: MAYVDGFVLPVPRARLADYRRMARLASKVWLEYGALEYRECAGDDLDVKGVVPFTKCAGAKRGETVVFAWIVYKSKAHRDRVNAKVCSDPRLKKMMAKDPKKLPCDLNRMVYGGFKTIVEAMA, from the coding sequence ATGGCCTACGTCGATGGATTCGTGCTGCCCGTGCCCAGGGCTCGTTTGGCTGATTACCGCCGCATGGCGCGGCTCGCTTCCAAAGTCTGGCTCGAATACGGCGCCCTTGAGTACCGCGAATGCGCCGGCGACGACCTCGACGTCAAGGGCGTCGTGCCCTTCACAAAATGCGCCGGCGCGAAGCGCGGCGAGACCGTCGTCTTCGCCTGGATCGTGTACAAGTCCAAGGCGCATCGCGACCGCGTCAACGCCAAGGTCTGCAGCGACCCGCGCCTCAAGAAGATGATGGCGAAGGATCCGAAGAAGTTGCCGTGCGATCTCAATCGCATGGTCTACGGCGGGTTCAAGACCATCGTCGAGGCCATGGCGTAG
- a CDS encoding DinB family protein: protein MTTATASNRSTAMSIAHSMLQEFERELPTTRKFLERLPDDRLTWKPHEKSMTAGQLALHIAQSPQGVLNLSLEDEAAPPDFSAGPPQPQTKREVLEALDTGADFVRGVLPTLDDERMRHTFRVVRDGETMLAMPRADFLRAILLNHWYHHRGQLGVYLRLVGAKVPSSYGPSGDEW, encoded by the coding sequence ATGACAACGGCCACAGCCTCAAATCGATCGACCGCGATGTCCATCGCACACTCGATGTTGCAGGAGTTCGAGCGCGAACTGCCCACCACGCGCAAGTTCCTCGAACGCCTGCCGGATGACCGCCTGACATGGAAGCCGCACGAGAAGTCGATGACAGCCGGCCAACTGGCGCTGCACATCGCGCAAAGTCCGCAGGGCGTGCTCAACCTTTCGCTCGAAGATGAGGCCGCTCCACCGGACTTCAGCGCCGGCCCGCCGCAGCCGCAGACGAAGCGCGAGGTGCTTGAGGCCCTCGACACCGGCGCTGATTTCGTCCGCGGCGTGCTGCCGACCCTCGACGACGAACGGATGCGGCACACGTTTCGCGTCGTGCGCGACGGCGAGACGATGCTCGCCATGCCGCGCGCCGACTTCCTGCGCGCCATCCTCCTCAACCACTGGTACCACCATCGGGGGCAGCTGGGCGTCTACCTCCGCCTCGTCGGCGCGAAGGTGCCGTCGAGTTACGGCCCGAGCGGGGATGAGTGGTAA
- a CDS encoding ABC transporter permease: MRRLLRSRGARKFSRNRLAMAALGVIAVYFLTALWVLLGGISMEATRQRVAPKQAPGFLETPTLEERVAFSMHYVDEVDQAVRLASRRDQDAYEILGDKALAERRAARMSTDEYNELLDEAYAILEEELEAVEDLSHHPELEPRVERLEAIAAALYPVPQGWEGVKYRLRTFLGSDAAGQSISVRAIYSVKVAFQIGLITSVVSVIIGSLLGAAAAFFGGWLDHVITWIFSTLSSIPYLVLLSVLIVVFFGTVFDNPERPFLSLVPVYVAFCSTFWIGPCRVIRGETMKIKELEYVQAATAIGFSRLYILVRHVIPNTAHLMFINFSLLFIGAIKSEVILSFLGLGVKGQPSWGIMIRDAKDEVITYFFWQIGAATVLMFVLVLAFNILTDALQDAFDPKHVD; this comes from the coding sequence ATGCGCCGGCTGCTCAGGTCGCGAGGAGCGCGCAAGTTTTCGCGCAATCGCCTGGCAATGGCGGCGCTGGGCGTCATCGCAGTGTATTTTTTGACGGCGCTGTGGGTGCTGCTTGGCGGAATCAGCATGGAAGCGACGCGCCAGCGCGTCGCGCCCAAGCAGGCGCCGGGCTTTCTCGAGACGCCCACCCTCGAGGAGCGCGTCGCCTTTTCCATGCACTACGTCGACGAAGTCGATCAGGCCGTGCGCCTTGCCTCGCGGCGAGACCAGGACGCGTACGAGATCCTCGGCGACAAGGCGCTGGCTGAACGCCGCGCGGCTCGAATGTCCACGGACGAGTACAACGAACTCCTCGACGAGGCGTATGCCATTCTCGAAGAGGAACTCGAAGCCGTTGAGGATCTAAGCCACCACCCCGAACTCGAGCCGCGCGTGGAGCGCCTCGAAGCGATCGCCGCGGCGCTCTACCCGGTCCCGCAGGGCTGGGAGGGCGTGAAATACCGCCTGCGCACGTTTCTTGGCAGCGACGCCGCCGGTCAATCGATCTCCGTTCGAGCGATCTACTCCGTCAAGGTCGCCTTTCAGATCGGCCTGATCACCAGCGTGGTTTCGGTGATCATCGGCAGCCTGCTCGGCGCTGCGGCGGCATTCTTCGGCGGCTGGCTCGATCATGTCATCACCTGGATCTTCTCGACGCTGTCATCGATCCCGTATCTCGTGCTCCTGTCGGTGCTCATCGTCGTGTTCTTCGGCACAGTCTTTGACAACCCCGAGCGGCCGTTTCTTTCGCTCGTGCCCGTCTACGTCGCGTTCTGCTCGACGTTCTGGATCGGGCCCTGCCGCGTGATTCGCGGCGAGACGATGAAGATCAAAGAACTCGAGTACGTGCAGGCGGCGACGGCGATCGGCTTTTCGCGCCTTTACATCCTGGTGCGGCACGTCATTCCCAACACCGCGCACCTCATGTTCATCAACTTTTCGCTGCTGTTCATCGGCGCCATCAAGTCTGAGGTCATCCTGAGTTTCCTCGGGCTGGGCGTCAAGGGGCAGCCGAGTTGGGGCATCATGATCCGCGACGCCAAGGACGAAGTCATCACCTACTTCTTCTGGCAGATCGGCGCGGCGACGGTGCTCATGTTCGTGCTGGTGCTCGCCTTCAACATCCTCACCGACGCGCTTCAGGACGCGTTCGATCCAAAGCACGTCGATTGA
- a CDS encoding helix-turn-helix transcriptional regulator, whose translation MPRSATTSDVFNAIAEPRRRQIVDLLARRGALAVGTIVVALGLPQPAVSKHLGVLRQVGVVSAIRHGQQRVYRLEGSELKHVYDWISKFERHWSHQLDRIKARAERAAGEASHSLNPLTHRKGPAS comes from the coding sequence ATGCCCCGCTCCGCGACCACCTCCGATGTCTTCAACGCCATTGCCGAGCCGCGGCGGCGGCAGATCGTCGACCTCCTCGCGCGCCGCGGCGCCTTGGCCGTCGGGACGATCGTCGTGGCGCTGGGACTCCCGCAGCCGGCCGTCTCCAAGCACCTCGGCGTGCTGCGACAGGTCGGTGTCGTTTCGGCCATCCGGCACGGCCAGCAGCGCGTCTACCGTCTGGAGGGCAGCGAACTGAAACACGTCTACGACTGGATCAGCAAGTTCGAGCGCCACTGGTCGCACCAACTCGACCGCATCAAAGCCCGCGCGGAGCGAGCGGCCGGAGAAGCATCTCACTCACTCAATCCACTCACGCACAGGAAGGGACCAGCATCATGA
- a CDS encoding VOC family protein: MMRLIAILLACTLVGCNTTPAAPSNHARESTMSLGNFSVSLTVKDLAASRDFYEKLGFEPVAGDAKQNWLVLSNGDARIGLFQGMFDRNMLTFNPGWDSEKNTLKEFDDVRELQRRFKERGLTLTVEADESTTGPAYLMLTDPDGNPILVDQHVDKPGE, from the coding sequence ATGATGCGCCTGATCGCCATACTGCTCGCCTGCACCCTCGTCGGCTGCAACACGACACCCGCCGCACCATCGAACCACGCAAGGGAATCAACCATGAGTCTGGGGAACTTTTCCGTCAGCCTGACTGTCAAAGACCTCGCCGCGTCGCGCGACTTCTACGAAAAGCTCGGCTTCGAGCCTGTCGCCGGCGACGCGAAGCAGAACTGGCTGGTGCTCTCCAACGGCGATGCGCGCATCGGCCTCTTCCAGGGCATGTTCGATCGCAACATGCTCACCTTCAACCCCGGCTGGGACAGCGAAAAGAACACGCTCAAAGAATTCGATGATGTGCGCGAACTCCAGCGCCGCTTCAAAGAGCGCGGCCTGACACTGACCGTCGAAGCCGACGAGTCCACCACCGGCCCGGCCTACCTCATGCTCACCGACCCGGATGGAAATCCGATTCTGGTTGATCAGCACGTGGATAAGCCGGGGGAGTGA